A genomic region of Colletes latitarsis isolate SP2378_abdomen chromosome 7, iyColLati1, whole genome shotgun sequence contains the following coding sequences:
- the LOC143343333 gene encoding uncharacterized protein LOC143343333 isoform X1 — protein sequence MATDIEKSDIEESNAPPKRQCTQFVKVNETFRDTVIVWHIFIQRLLFTRQCVSINYERSSSIKEDTVQYTDNIEYDDVEIHVRDRLKSWQECQLAKGHADNYINKLLEIYTLGEPPYSLEESSFQFFRTNDMEDTAIMMAIENHGLIGSAELVCHSSALSSDNAPESWTGIHCSCPPTHVEGFINTSANSLRLSNLNDVDGYNGLDLDLDKIDESDQQENFLERAVAEAIKKKGLTAPNVDYS from the exons ATGGCGACCGACATTGAAAAATCGGACATTGAAGAATCGAACGCTCCACCGAAAAGACAATGCACGCAATTCGTTAAGGTCAACGAGACGTTTCGGGATACGGTAATTGTATGGCACATATTCATACAACGATTACTTTTTACCAGGCAGTGTGTGTCAATAAATTAT gaAAGGAGTTCAAGCATAAAGGAAGACACTGTACAATATACAGACAACATTGAATACGATGATGTAGAAATACATGTGAGAGACAGGTTGAAAAGTTGGCAAGAATGTCAATTGGCTAAAGGACATGCGGACAATTACATTAACAAATTGTTAGAAATCTATACGTTGGGGGAACCCCCTTATTCTCTTGAAGAATccagttttcaattttttagaACAAATGATATGGAAGACACTGCAATTATGATGGCAATTGAAAATCATGGTCTAATTGGATCTGCAGAATTAGTTTGTCATTCCAGTGCACTTTCCAGTGATAATGCTCCAGAATCTTGGACAGGTATACATTGTTCCTGTCCACCTACTCATGTTGAAGGTTTTATAAATACATCTGCAAATTCATTGAGACTGAGCAATTTAAATGATGTGGATGGATATAATGGACTTGATTTGGATTTGGACAAAATAGATGAGAGTGATCAGCAGGAAAACTTTTTAGAAAGAGCTGTAGCAGAGGCTATCAAAAAAAAAGGGCTCACTGCTCCTAATGTTGACTATAGTTGA
- the LOC143343333 gene encoding uncharacterized protein LOC143343333 isoform X2, with protein MATDIEKSDIEESNAPPKRQCTQFVKVNETFRDTERSSSIKEDTVQYTDNIEYDDVEIHVRDRLKSWQECQLAKGHADNYINKLLEIYTLGEPPYSLEESSFQFFRTNDMEDTAIMMAIENHGLIGSAELVCHSSALSSDNAPESWTGIHCSCPPTHVEGFINTSANSLRLSNLNDVDGYNGLDLDLDKIDESDQQENFLERAVAEAIKKKGLTAPNVDYS; from the exons ATGGCGACCGACATTGAAAAATCGGACATTGAAGAATCGAACGCTCCACCGAAAAGACAATGCACGCAATTCGTTAAGGTCAACGAGACGTTTCGGGATACG gaAAGGAGTTCAAGCATAAAGGAAGACACTGTACAATATACAGACAACATTGAATACGATGATGTAGAAATACATGTGAGAGACAGGTTGAAAAGTTGGCAAGAATGTCAATTGGCTAAAGGACATGCGGACAATTACATTAACAAATTGTTAGAAATCTATACGTTGGGGGAACCCCCTTATTCTCTTGAAGAATccagttttcaattttttagaACAAATGATATGGAAGACACTGCAATTATGATGGCAATTGAAAATCATGGTCTAATTGGATCTGCAGAATTAGTTTGTCATTCCAGTGCACTTTCCAGTGATAATGCTCCAGAATCTTGGACAGGTATACATTGTTCCTGTCCACCTACTCATGTTGAAGGTTTTATAAATACATCTGCAAATTCATTGAGACTGAGCAATTTAAATGATGTGGATGGATATAATGGACTTGATTTGGATTTGGACAAAATAGATGAGAGTGATCAGCAGGAAAACTTTTTAGAAAGAGCTGTAGCAGAGGCTATCAAAAAAAAAGGGCTCACTGCTCCTAATGTTGACTATAGTTGA
- the LOC143343331 gene encoding ATP-binding cassette sub-family F member 3 isoform X1, with translation MAVCGEYIRSQFPTIDDDLYQYVEGILDSSKDDFEDGDEVYEAIGEVLHEVAEKPENEVRQICVKLLEMLKDGSNDGNVERRKNGVNKVLNAPVHLGTMAATLEAQVEQIKSIWVTTRDDGMLIDAKKLEKAEAKLQQKQEKRVNESAGRVNITNPGVEAASASQMTSKKDSKMETKGSVNKTQDIRIENFDVAYGDRILLQGADLTLAFGRRYGLIGRNGLGKTTLLRMISSKQLRIPSHVRVLHVEQEVAGNDTSALESVLECDQERSMLLSKEAELQTAIEKDGGKTGDVLGEELHKVYEAMQLAEVDKAPARASAILSGLGFSVERQSWPTRSFSGGWRMRLALARALFSRPDLLLLDEPTNMLDIKAILWLERYLQSWPTTLLVVSHDRNFLDTVPTDILYLRGQKIEAYRGNYEQFAKTKGERERNQQREYEAQQAKRAHVQEFIDRFRYNANRASSVQSKIKMLEKLPELKPMEKEGEVTLRFPDVEQLSPPILQLNEVSFSYTGGSDNAIFTSVNLTASLQSRICIVGENGAGKTTLLKIITGTLSPTRGTVHVHRNLKFGYFSQHHVDQLDMRVCPVELLQNHFPGKPVEEYRRMLGSFGISGNLALQTINSLSGGQKSRVAFALMCAAMPNFLVLDEPTNHLDIESIEALGKALNTCQAGVILVSHDERLIRMVCTELWVCGEGSVRCIEGGFDEYRKIVERELEI, from the exons ATGGCAGTCTGCGGAGAATATATTCGCAGTCAATTTCCTACGATAGACGATGATTTGTATCAATATGTGGAAG GTATCTTAGATAGTTCGAAAGATGACTTCGAGGACGGTGACGAAGTGTACGAAGCGATAGGGGAAGTATTGCACGAGGTTGCAGAGAAACCAGAGAATGAGGTTAG GCAAATATGCGTGAAGTTACTGGAAATGCTGAAAGACGGTTCGAACGACGGAAACGTCGAAAGGAGAAAAAATGGGGTGAATAAAGTATTAAACGCTCCTGTTCATTTAGGTACTATGGCTGCTACTCTGGAGGCTCAAGTAGAACAAATAAAAAGTATATGGGTCACTACAAGGGATGATGGCATGTTAA TAGATGCTAAGAAGTTGGAAAAAGCAGAGGCAAAGTTGCAACAGAAACAGGAGAAACGAGTTAATGAGTCAGCTGGACGTGTTAATATTACAAATCCTGGTGTAGAAGCAGCAAGTGCAAGTCAAATGACAAGTAAAAAGGACAGTAAAATGGAAACTAAAGGCAGTGTAAATAAAACTCAAGACATTAGGATAGAGAATTTTGATGTAGCATATGGAGATAGAATTTTATTGCAAGGAGCTGATCTGACCCTTGCATTTGGTAGACGCTATGGCCTTATTGGTAGAAATGGACTTGGTAAAACCACTTTGTTGAGAATGATATCTAG CAAACAGTTAAGAATACCTTCTCACGTAAGAGTGCTACACGTAGAACAGGAAGTTGCCGGTAATGATACTTCCGCCCTTGAGTCCGTATTAGAGTGCGATCAAGAGCGAAGTATGTTACTTAGCAAGGAAGCAGAATTACAAACAGCAATAGAAAAAGATGGTGGCAAAACAGGAGACGTGTTAGGCGAAGAATTGCACAAAGTGTACGAAGCGATGCAATTAGCTGAAGTAGATAAAGCACCTGCTAGAGCAAGTGCCATATTATCGGGACTCGGGTTCTCTGTTGAAAGACAATCGTGGCCAACCAGATCCTTTTCCGGTGGTTGGAGGATGAGACTTGCACTAGCGCGGGCGCTATTCTCTAGGCCGGATCTACTATTACTCGACGAACCTACAAACATGCTTGATATAAAAGCGATTCTTTGGTTAGAAAGATATTTACAGTCGTGGCCAACTACGTTACTCGTAGTTTCGCACGATCGAAACTTTTTGGATACG GTTCCCACAGATATATTATATTTACGGGGGCAGAAAATAGAAGCATATCGTGGCAACTACGAACAGTTTGCGAAGACCAAAGGGGAACGCGAGAGGAACCAACAAAGAGAGTACGAAGCTCAACAAGCTAAAAGAGCTCACGTGCAGGAGTTCATCGATCGATTCCGATACAATGCCAATCGTGCTTCGAGTGTACAGAGTAAAATAAAGATGTTGGAGAAGCT GCCAGAATTGAAACCGATGGAAAAGGAGGGAGAAGTAACACTTCGCTTTCCGGACGTTGAACAACTAAGTCCTCCAATATTACAACTTAATGAAGTGTCCTTCAGTTACACTGGAGGAAGCGACAACGCCATATTCACCAGTGTAAATCTTACTGCTAGTTTGCAATCTCGCATTTGTATCGTGGGAGAGAACGGTGCCGGAAAAACTACGCTTCTGAAAATAATAACAGGCACTTTGAGTCCAACGAGGGGTACGGTACATGTGCATCGGAATTTGAAGTTTGGATACTTTAGTCAACATCATGTCGATCAACTGGATATGCGTGTATGCCCGGTCGAATTATTGCAAAACCATTTTCCAG GTAAACCTGTTGAAGAATACAGAAGAATGCTTGGAAGCTTTGGAATAAGCGGTAATTTAGCTTTACAGACTATAAATTCTCTATCTGGTGGACAAAAGTCGAGGGTTGCCTTCGCTTTAATGTGCGCTGCTATGCCAAACTTTTTAGTACTCGACGAACCCACAAATCATCTCGATATCGAGTCAATTGAAGCTTTAGGGAAAGCACTAAATACTTGTCAG GCTGGTGTAATATTAGTTTCGCACGATGAAAGGTTGATTCGCATGGTGTGCACTGAACTCTGGGTGTGCGGAGAAGGTTCCGTTCGATGTATCGAgggaggtttcgatgaatatcgtaAGATCGTTGAAAGGGAACTTGAAATATAA
- the LOC143343331 gene encoding ATP-binding cassette sub-family F member 3 isoform X2, which produces MRQICVKLLEMLKDGSNDGNVERRKNGVNKVLNAPVHLGTMAATLEAQVEQIKSIWVTTRDDGMLIDAKKLEKAEAKLQQKQEKRVNESAGRVNITNPGVEAASASQMTSKKDSKMETKGSVNKTQDIRIENFDVAYGDRILLQGADLTLAFGRRYGLIGRNGLGKTTLLRMISSKQLRIPSHVRVLHVEQEVAGNDTSALESVLECDQERSMLLSKEAELQTAIEKDGGKTGDVLGEELHKVYEAMQLAEVDKAPARASAILSGLGFSVERQSWPTRSFSGGWRMRLALARALFSRPDLLLLDEPTNMLDIKAILWLERYLQSWPTTLLVVSHDRNFLDTVPTDILYLRGQKIEAYRGNYEQFAKTKGERERNQQREYEAQQAKRAHVQEFIDRFRYNANRASSVQSKIKMLEKLPELKPMEKEGEVTLRFPDVEQLSPPILQLNEVSFSYTGGSDNAIFTSVNLTASLQSRICIVGENGAGKTTLLKIITGTLSPTRGTVHVHRNLKFGYFSQHHVDQLDMRVCPVELLQNHFPGKPVEEYRRMLGSFGISGNLALQTINSLSGGQKSRVAFALMCAAMPNFLVLDEPTNHLDIESIEALGKALNTCQAGVILVSHDERLIRMVCTELWVCGEGSVRCIEGGFDEYRKIVERELEI; this is translated from the exons ATGAG GCAAATATGCGTGAAGTTACTGGAAATGCTGAAAGACGGTTCGAACGACGGAAACGTCGAAAGGAGAAAAAATGGGGTGAATAAAGTATTAAACGCTCCTGTTCATTTAGGTACTATGGCTGCTACTCTGGAGGCTCAAGTAGAACAAATAAAAAGTATATGGGTCACTACAAGGGATGATGGCATGTTAA TAGATGCTAAGAAGTTGGAAAAAGCAGAGGCAAAGTTGCAACAGAAACAGGAGAAACGAGTTAATGAGTCAGCTGGACGTGTTAATATTACAAATCCTGGTGTAGAAGCAGCAAGTGCAAGTCAAATGACAAGTAAAAAGGACAGTAAAATGGAAACTAAAGGCAGTGTAAATAAAACTCAAGACATTAGGATAGAGAATTTTGATGTAGCATATGGAGATAGAATTTTATTGCAAGGAGCTGATCTGACCCTTGCATTTGGTAGACGCTATGGCCTTATTGGTAGAAATGGACTTGGTAAAACCACTTTGTTGAGAATGATATCTAG CAAACAGTTAAGAATACCTTCTCACGTAAGAGTGCTACACGTAGAACAGGAAGTTGCCGGTAATGATACTTCCGCCCTTGAGTCCGTATTAGAGTGCGATCAAGAGCGAAGTATGTTACTTAGCAAGGAAGCAGAATTACAAACAGCAATAGAAAAAGATGGTGGCAAAACAGGAGACGTGTTAGGCGAAGAATTGCACAAAGTGTACGAAGCGATGCAATTAGCTGAAGTAGATAAAGCACCTGCTAGAGCAAGTGCCATATTATCGGGACTCGGGTTCTCTGTTGAAAGACAATCGTGGCCAACCAGATCCTTTTCCGGTGGTTGGAGGATGAGACTTGCACTAGCGCGGGCGCTATTCTCTAGGCCGGATCTACTATTACTCGACGAACCTACAAACATGCTTGATATAAAAGCGATTCTTTGGTTAGAAAGATATTTACAGTCGTGGCCAACTACGTTACTCGTAGTTTCGCACGATCGAAACTTTTTGGATACG GTTCCCACAGATATATTATATTTACGGGGGCAGAAAATAGAAGCATATCGTGGCAACTACGAACAGTTTGCGAAGACCAAAGGGGAACGCGAGAGGAACCAACAAAGAGAGTACGAAGCTCAACAAGCTAAAAGAGCTCACGTGCAGGAGTTCATCGATCGATTCCGATACAATGCCAATCGTGCTTCGAGTGTACAGAGTAAAATAAAGATGTTGGAGAAGCT GCCAGAATTGAAACCGATGGAAAAGGAGGGAGAAGTAACACTTCGCTTTCCGGACGTTGAACAACTAAGTCCTCCAATATTACAACTTAATGAAGTGTCCTTCAGTTACACTGGAGGAAGCGACAACGCCATATTCACCAGTGTAAATCTTACTGCTAGTTTGCAATCTCGCATTTGTATCGTGGGAGAGAACGGTGCCGGAAAAACTACGCTTCTGAAAATAATAACAGGCACTTTGAGTCCAACGAGGGGTACGGTACATGTGCATCGGAATTTGAAGTTTGGATACTTTAGTCAACATCATGTCGATCAACTGGATATGCGTGTATGCCCGGTCGAATTATTGCAAAACCATTTTCCAG GTAAACCTGTTGAAGAATACAGAAGAATGCTTGGAAGCTTTGGAATAAGCGGTAATTTAGCTTTACAGACTATAAATTCTCTATCTGGTGGACAAAAGTCGAGGGTTGCCTTCGCTTTAATGTGCGCTGCTATGCCAAACTTTTTAGTACTCGACGAACCCACAAATCATCTCGATATCGAGTCAATTGAAGCTTTAGGGAAAGCACTAAATACTTGTCAG GCTGGTGTAATATTAGTTTCGCACGATGAAAGGTTGATTCGCATGGTGTGCACTGAACTCTGGGTGTGCGGAGAAGGTTCCGTTCGATGTATCGAgggaggtttcgatgaatatcgtaAGATCGTTGAAAGGGAACTTGAAATATAA
- the LOC143343332 gene encoding uncharacterized protein LOC143343332 isoform X2 has translation MPTPPPPPPPNCNAFNSGGGEQDRSLLLQSIRAGKTLKKTVTVDKSAPAVGGIIKGESGNSSSSNNRENNSSNVVTSSINNINNGGPIGLGGLFSSGMPKLKPTGLRPSSSEKDTSNVNSMNFNQSTTPSIKRGPPPVPPASQKPQMFVQKTNSTPGHSTTDSVSSIAEAPKRFGKPTLAPKPPTSSTTLHKPSPPPKKLNLTTGASVSRAQSMRLLRSPPVLAPTPPSLHQSQDCLNETQSRPTNRVLRPPVAKPPSPPTSRANSSTTTATRAAPPPPSRVTVSAPCIPPPPPPLPHRPAPIHQRLAPPPPPPPPTPPTRSSSMRNGRSMSTLDLEVRFADMFHSIANFPPPEQFKGFTKVYSSRNAAKQQAPAPPMQTSSLSNIMVPLNTTSGG, from the exons ATGCCTACACCACCTCCTCCACCGCCTCCTAATTGCAATGCATTCAATTCTGGTGGCGGAGAACAAGACAGGAGTTTACTTCTTCAGTCGATTAGAGCTGGAAAAACCTTGAAGAAAACGGTGACTGTAGATAAAAGTGCTCCTGCGGTTGGTGGTAT AATAAAAGGAGAATCAGGAAATTCCTCTTCTTCAAATAACAGAGAAAATAATAGTTCTAATGTAGTAACCAGCagcattaataatataaataatggaGGGCCCATAGGATTAGGTGGATTATTCTCTAGTGGAATGCCAAAATTAAAGCCTACGGGACTCAGGCCGTCTTCTAGTGAAAAGGACACCAGCAATGTAAATAGTATGAATTTCAATCAATCTACTACACCTAGCATAAAACGAGGTCCACCTCCAGTTCCACCAGCTTCACAAAAGCCACAAATGTTTGTTCAG AAGACCAATTCGACGCCGGGACACAGCACTACAGACTCTGTGAGTTCCATTGCTGAAGCGCCCAAGAGATTTGGAAAGCCCACTCTCGCACCCAAGCCACCTACTTCGTCAACGACATTGCACAAGCCATCGCCACCTCCTAAGAAATTGAACTTGACTACCGGAGCAAGCGTATCGAGAGCACAAAGTATGCGATTGCTTAGATCACCTCCTGTGCTCGCACCAACTCCACCGTCTCTTCATCAGTCACAGGATTGCTTAAATGAAACTCAATCAAGGCCAACGAATCGAGTTCTTAGACCTCCGGTTGCAAAACCACCCTCTCCTCCTACTTCCAGAGCGAATAGTTCGACTACTACAGCAACGAGAGCAGCACCACCACCACCTTCCAGAGTCACAGTTAGTGCTCCATGTATACCGCCTCCACCTCCGCCACTTCCGCATCGTCCTGCTCCTATTCATCAGAGACTGGCTCCAccaccgccgccaccaccaccgACACCTCCTACAAGGAGTTCGTCGATGCGCAATGGTCGAAGTATGAGCACCCTAGACCTAGAGGTACGATTCGCGGACATGTTTCATTCTATTGCGAATTTTCCACCACCGGAGCAGTTCAAAGGATTTACGAAAGTCTACAGCAGCAGAAATG CGGCAAAACAACAGGCTCCCGCACCACCTATGCAAACGTCTTCTTTATCCAATATAATGGTACCATTAAATACGACATCCGGGGGTTAA
- the LOC143343332 gene encoding uncharacterized protein LOC143343332 isoform X1, producing MPTPPPPPPPNCNAFNSGGGEQDRSLLLQSIRAGKTLKKTVTVDKSAPAVGGRIKGESGNSSSSNNRENNSSNVVTSSINNINNGGPIGLGGLFSSGMPKLKPTGLRPSSSEKDTSNVNSMNFNQSTTPSIKRGPPPVPPASQKPQMFVQKTNSTPGHSTTDSVSSIAEAPKRFGKPTLAPKPPTSSTTLHKPSPPPKKLNLTTGASVSRAQSMRLLRSPPVLAPTPPSLHQSQDCLNETQSRPTNRVLRPPVAKPPSPPTSRANSSTTTATRAAPPPPSRVTVSAPCIPPPPPPLPHRPAPIHQRLAPPPPPPPPTPPTRSSSMRNGRSMSTLDLEVRFADMFHSIANFPPPEQFKGFTKVYSSRNAAKQQAPAPPMQTSSLSNIMVPLNTTSGG from the exons ATGCCTACACCACCTCCTCCACCGCCTCCTAATTGCAATGCATTCAATTCTGGTGGCGGAGAACAAGACAGGAGTTTACTTCTTCAGTCGATTAGAGCTGGAAAAACCTTGAAGAAAACGGTGACTGTAGATAAAAGTGCTCCTGCGGTTGGTG GTAGAATAAAAGGAGAATCAGGAAATTCCTCTTCTTCAAATAACAGAGAAAATAATAGTTCTAATGTAGTAACCAGCagcattaataatataaataatggaGGGCCCATAGGATTAGGTGGATTATTCTCTAGTGGAATGCCAAAATTAAAGCCTACGGGACTCAGGCCGTCTTCTAGTGAAAAGGACACCAGCAATGTAAATAGTATGAATTTCAATCAATCTACTACACCTAGCATAAAACGAGGTCCACCTCCAGTTCCACCAGCTTCACAAAAGCCACAAATGTTTGTTCAG AAGACCAATTCGACGCCGGGACACAGCACTACAGACTCTGTGAGTTCCATTGCTGAAGCGCCCAAGAGATTTGGAAAGCCCACTCTCGCACCCAAGCCACCTACTTCGTCAACGACATTGCACAAGCCATCGCCACCTCCTAAGAAATTGAACTTGACTACCGGAGCAAGCGTATCGAGAGCACAAAGTATGCGATTGCTTAGATCACCTCCTGTGCTCGCACCAACTCCACCGTCTCTTCATCAGTCACAGGATTGCTTAAATGAAACTCAATCAAGGCCAACGAATCGAGTTCTTAGACCTCCGGTTGCAAAACCACCCTCTCCTCCTACTTCCAGAGCGAATAGTTCGACTACTACAGCAACGAGAGCAGCACCACCACCACCTTCCAGAGTCACAGTTAGTGCTCCATGTATACCGCCTCCACCTCCGCCACTTCCGCATCGTCCTGCTCCTATTCATCAGAGACTGGCTCCAccaccgccgccaccaccaccgACACCTCCTACAAGGAGTTCGTCGATGCGCAATGGTCGAAGTATGAGCACCCTAGACCTAGAGGTACGATTCGCGGACATGTTTCATTCTATTGCGAATTTTCCACCACCGGAGCAGTTCAAAGGATTTACGAAAGTCTACAGCAGCAGAAATG CGGCAAAACAACAGGCTCCCGCACCACCTATGCAAACGTCTTCTTTATCCAATATAATGGTACCATTAAATACGACATCCGGGGGTTAA